The Treponema medium genome has a window encoding:
- the trxA gene encoding thioredoxin TrxA, which translates to MVELTKDSFEQEVHGSKGVTLVDFWSQSCVPCKQLMPDVHAMAERYTGKVKFCSFDIGLGRRVAMKEQVLGLPSILIYVDGEKKEHLTGEGLNAKQIEDTLQKYL; encoded by the coding sequence ATGGTTGAATTGACGAAAGATTCATTTGAACAAGAAGTGCACGGATCGAAAGGTGTTACATTGGTTGATTTCTGGTCTCAGTCTTGTGTGCCGTGCAAACAGTTAATGCCTGACGTTCATGCAATGGCAGAGCGCTATACGGGGAAGGTAAAGTTCTGTTCGTTTGATATCGGTCTCGGACGCAGAGTTGCAATGAAAGAGCAGGTGCTCGGTCTGCCTTCAATTCTTATTTACGTTGACGGCGAAAAGAAAGAACATCTGACCGGCGAAGGTCTAAACGCCAAACAGATTGAAGATACGCTTCAAAAGTATCTGTAA
- the trxB gene encoding thioredoxin-disulfide reductase, with protein sequence MSEKYDLIIVGGGPAGMAAGIYAARSKLKTVVLEQKRNTGGQCYITEEIENYPGFPEATGPSLSEAFHKHAEKFGVVFVNTGAEKLEKSNDSLHYIVHGTNGTDYEGLAVLIATGAGARTLGCKGEKEFSGKGVSYCATCDGAFFEECEIAVVGGGDAAVEEAMYLTKFADKVTIIHRRDELRAAKSIQEKAFANPKMAFKWNAVVDEVCGDGLVSHLKLRDTKTGEVSDFTTEGLFVFIGHDPQTELVKDLVKLDEAGYIITNGRMETSVPGIYAAGDVIRKESRQVVTAAADGALAGIWAGNYIDDIKARQKLSK encoded by the coding sequence ATGAGCGAAAAGTATGATTTGATAATCGTTGGCGGCGGTCCTGCAGGGATGGCAGCCGGAATTTATGCTGCGCGTTCAAAATTAAAGACCGTTGTTTTGGAACAAAAACGGAATACGGGCGGTCAGTGTTATATTACCGAAGAAATTGAAAACTATCCCGGCTTTCCCGAGGCAACCGGTCCGTCTCTCAGTGAGGCTTTCCATAAGCATGCCGAGAAGTTCGGTGTCGTATTTGTAAATACGGGTGCTGAAAAGCTTGAAAAGAGCAATGACTCTCTCCATTATATCGTGCATGGAACCAACGGTACCGACTATGAAGGGCTTGCCGTTTTGATTGCAACGGGAGCGGGCGCTCGAACGCTCGGTTGTAAAGGTGAAAAAGAATTCAGCGGGAAAGGTGTTTCCTACTGCGCTACGTGCGACGGAGCTTTCTTTGAAGAATGCGAAATTGCCGTTGTCGGCGGCGGAGATGCGGCTGTTGAAGAGGCTATGTATCTGACAAAGTTTGCCGATAAGGTAACCATTATTCACCGCCGTGATGAGCTGCGGGCCGCTAAGTCTATTCAAGAAAAAGCTTTTGCGAATCCTAAGATGGCCTTTAAATGGAATGCCGTTGTGGATGAAGTATGCGGCGACGGACTTGTGTCTCACTTAAAACTTCGGGATACGAAAACCGGAGAGGTTTCCGATTTTACAACTGAGGGTTTGTTCGTGTTTATCGGGCATGATCCTCAAACTGAGTTGGTGAAAGATCTCGTAAAGCTTGATGAGGCGGGATATATTATTACAAACGGCCGAATGGAAACCAGTGTGCCGGGAATTTATGCCGCCGGCGATGTTATCCGAAAGGAATCCCGTCAAGTAGTTACTGCAGCGGCTGATGGAGCATTGGCAGGCATTTGGGCAGGTAACTACATCGACGATATAAAAGCGCGTCAGAAGCTTTCAAAATAA
- a CDS encoding leucine-rich repeat domain-containing protein: MNAYLAAQPETNGIYYIEVTGLTAPDVKGNSIGNSASPLGQILNSNRQKKVALKFGTMPYVTDMTNCFSGCTSLVQVSYIPNSVTDMWKCFKGCTKLEQVPNIPNSVTNMRWCFKGCTSLTSVPNIPDSVTDMTSCFNGCKSLTSVTLKCGYLDGKFNYAFYGCSRLSTGSIKVPADSLDDYKDNADKMGAKAKWFAKDE, from the coding sequence TTGAACGCTTATCTTGCCGCACAGCCTGAAACCAACGGCATCTATTACATCGAGGTAACCGGTCTTACGGCGCCAGACGTAAAAGGAAACTCCATTGGTAATAGTGCAAGCCCGCTCGGGCAAATACTGAACAGCAACAGACAGAAAAAGGTAGCGCTCAAATTCGGCACAATGCCATACGTTACGGATATGACTAACTGCTTTAGCGGTTGTACAAGTCTTGTTCAAGTATCGTACATCCCTAATAGTGTTACGGATATGTGGAAATGCTTTAAAGGCTGTACAAAGCTTGAGCAAGTACCGAACATCCCTAATAGTGTTACGAATATGCGCTGGTGCTTTAAAGGCTGTACAAGCCTGACGTCCGTACCGAACATCCCTGATAGTGTTACGGATATGACCAGCTGCTTTAACGGCTGCAAAAGCCTGACGTCCGTTACGCTCAAATGCGGGTACCTCGATGGTAAATTTAATTATGCGTTTTACGGCTGCAGCCGCTTAAGCACAGGCAGTATTAAAGTTCCGGCGGATTCGTTGGATGACTATAAAGATAATGCAGACAAGATGGGCGCAAAGGCGAAATGGTTTGCAAAGGATGAATAA
- a CDS encoding InlB B-repeat-containing protein, producing MKTIHKKNTTFLNLAAAALLVAALVLGCKPNVSNGGEVQPEKFTVTFNVNDGNGELTAIVDGKTITSPAQVEKGKNVAFTATPNKKYAVDKWSITPSNALIENGKAEDTTAKVKVTANTTVNVTFKSTAVQPPTPPVTDGCTVTMSAGANGSITASPVIPAGGKVAKDAEITFTATANPGYRVDTWVITGGAIQAGGQQGDTTAKVKITENTTVNVTFKSIAVQPPTPPVTDSCTVTMSAGANGSITASPIIPAGGKVAKDTEITFTATANPGYRVDTWTITGGTIQAGGQQGNTTAKVKVTANTTVNVMFKAIKYPVAMTHGEDGDITADMSIPAEGIDYGTEITFTATANTGYRVDTWTITGGTIQAGGQQGNTTAKVKVTANTTVNVTFKAIKYPVAMTHGEDGDITADMSIPAEGIDYGTEITFTATANPGYRVDTWTVTPAEALIADGQQGDATAKVKITANTTVNVTFKAIKYPVTMTHGEHGDITADMSIPAEGIDYGTEITFTATANTDIELIRGR from the coding sequence ATGAAAACCATACATAAAAAGAATACTACATTTTTGAATTTGGCAGCGGCAGCGCTGCTGGTTGCTGCTTTGGTACTGGGCTGTAAGCCGAATGTAAGCAACGGAGGCGAAGTACAGCCGGAAAAGTTTACTGTAACATTTAACGTAAACGACGGAAACGGGGAGCTTACGGCAATCGTAGACGGAAAAACTATTACCTCACCTGCACAAGTTGAAAAGGGGAAAAACGTAGCCTTTACGGCCACACCTAATAAAAAGTATGCAGTAGACAAGTGGTCCATAACTCCATCAAATGCGCTTATCGAAAACGGCAAGGCGGAGGATACAACCGCAAAGGTGAAGGTTACAGCAAACACAACGGTCAATGTAACGTTTAAGAGTACAGCAGTACAGCCGCCGACACCGCCGGTTACAGACGGCTGCACGGTAACGATGAGTGCAGGTGCAAACGGCTCTATAACGGCAAGTCCCGTTATTCCTGCCGGAGGCAAGGTAGCAAAAGACGCCGAAATTACCTTTACCGCGACTGCAAATCCCGGATATCGAGTTGATACATGGGTAATTACCGGCGGTGCAATACAGGCCGGCGGACAGCAGGGAGATACAACCGCAAAGGTGAAGATTACCGAAAACACAACGGTCAATGTAACGTTTAAGAGTATAGCAGTACAGCCGCCGACACCGCCGGTTACAGACAGCTGCACGGTAACGATGAGTGCAGGTGCAAACGGCTCTATAACGGCAAGTCCCATTATTCCTGCCGGAGGCAAGGTAGCAAAAGACACCGAAATTACCTTTACCGCGACTGCAAATCCCGGATATCGAGTTGATACATGGACAATTACCGGCGGTACAATACAGGCCGGCGGACAGCAGGGAAATACAACCGCAAAGGTAAAGGTTACAGCAAACACAACGGTCAATGTAATGTTTAAAGCGATAAAATACCCTGTAGCCATGACGCACGGAGAAGACGGGGATATCACTGCGGATATGTCAATTCCTGCCGAAGGGATTGATTACGGCACCGAAATTACCTTTACCGCGACTGCAAACACCGGATATCGAGTTGATACATGGACAATTACCGGCGGTACAATACAGGCCGGCGGACAGCAGGGAAATACAACCGCAAAGGTAAAGGTTACAGCAAACACAACGGTCAATGTAACATTTAAGGCGATAAAATACCCTGTAGCCATGACGCACGGAGAAGACGGGGATATCACTGCGGATATGTCAATTCCTGCCGAAGGGATTGATTACGGCACCGAAATTACCTTTACCGCGACTGCAAATCCCGGATATCGAGTTGATACGTGGACGGTAACCCCGGCAGAGGCGCTTATCGCAGACGGACAGCAGGGAGATGCAACCGCAAAGGTAAAGATTACAGCAAACACAACGGTCAATGTAACATTTAAGGCGATAAAATACCCTGTAACTATGACGCACGGAGAACACGGGGATATCACTGCGGATATGTCAATTCCTGCCGAAGGGATTGATTACGGCACCGAAATTACCTTTACCGCGACTGCAAACACCGATATCGAGTTGATACGTGGACGGTAA